From Enterococcus wangshanyuanii, the proteins below share one genomic window:
- a CDS encoding TIGR04197 family type VII secretion effector, protein MSINSNSSIAGNVSASFSQSASMLNSISISVTSSSTNVSGNTPAMKTLNEFQRGLKELSSSVVSAGDNIHSVAKEFDRIDQRIVQLTKFNFPGGLS, encoded by the coding sequence ATGTCAATTAATAGTAATTCAAGTATAGCTGGTAATGTGTCAGCTTCATTTAGTCAATCTGCAAGTATGTTAAATAGTATCAGTATTTCTGTGACTTCATCCAGTACGAATGTTTCGGGAAATACACCAGCAATGAAAACACTGAATGAGTTTCAACGAGGATTGAAAGAACTTTCGTCAAGTGTTGTATCTGCTGGAGATAATATTCATTCGGTCGCAAAAGAGTTTGATCGAATTGACCAACGCATTGTTCAATTAACAAAATTTAACTTTCCAGGAGGGCTTTCTTAA